GACGATTTGGTAAGGCTGGGAAACGGTTGAAACTTCATCCAGATGATTATTTCGTTTTTGGAATGCATCGTGGTTCTATTACTGAGCGTTGGTTCTCATCCACAATCGCAGCGCAAAATGGTAAAGAGGCTAAGGCTGATGAAGGGTTGAGTTATGTAAGTGTTGGCTTTGATACTGACGATAAATTTTCTTTGAAGTATGCTGTTGAAGTTTTACAGGATAAACTTGTTGGACAAGAACTTTGGAATGAATATAATGGATGGCCAATGTATTCTAAGTTTTTCGATAATTTAAATCCGCTATTCCATCATTTACATTTAGGTTTTGAAGATGCTGCAAAGGTTGGAAAACTTGGAAAACCAGAAGCATATTTCTTTCCGCCGCAGTTGAACAACCATTTTGGAGAGTCAGGTTATACTTACTTTGGTTTTGATCCAGATACAGATCCTGAAGAAGTTAAAGAGCGTATTCGCAAATTTGCAACAGATGATACAAGAATCACTGAATTATCGAGGGCTTACCGGATTGAATTAGGAACGGGTTGGTATACAGCACCTGGAGTAATTCATGCGCCAGCATCCGTTCTTACTTATGAGCCACAATGGAACTCAGATGTTAACTCAGTATTTGAAAACACTGTGTCAGGGGAGATTTACCCACCAGAAATGTTAGATGAGGAACTCCCTGAAGATCAACAAGGTAATATTGATGCTGTCTTTGATCTACTTGATTGGGAGAAGAACGTTGATCCTCATTATAAAGCTAGCAACTTTAGACCTCCAATTACTGAAACAGATACGGACGCTTATAAGCAAGAGTGGATTACATATGGTAACGAGTACTTCTCAGCTAAGCAATTAACAGTTTACCCTGGGCAAACTGTAACTATTAGCGACGGAGCAGCTTACGGATGTATCGTAATTCAAGGTTATGGTCAATTCGGAAACTATAAAGCAGAGTCACCAACGTTACTACGTTTTGGACAACAAAGTTCAGATGAGTTCTTCGTTTCTCATGATAAAGCGACTACAGGTGTAGAAATCACGAATAATAGTGATGTAGAACCGCTGGTTATTTTGAAGCACTTCGGACCAAACTGCCCGAACGTTCCAAAAGTATAGGGAAGATTTAGATTAATAAAGAAGATAAGGTGGTATAATGAGTTATTATTTGGTAGTTGATAATGGCGGAACAAACATTAAGGTTGTCTTATTTGATACCAAAGGCCAACAGATTGTGTCCAATTCATTTCCTACACCAAGAGTAGACTTTTTGCCAAATCAAAGAGAAGTTGAAATGGATGGTATGTGGCAACTCATAGCCACGGCTATTCGAGAATTAATAATTGAAAATGCAATTAACCCTATGACAATTAAAGGATTAGCGACTGTCGGTCATGGAAAAGGTGTCTATGTTCTGGGTGAACATGGGTCCTACTTACGTAATGGAATCCTCTCTACGGATAATCGAGCTTATCAAGAAGCAGATTATTTTAAAGGAAAAGCTACTGATTTGCCGCTACAACCCATATTAGCGACCAATGCACCTGTTTTATTATTTTGGTTGAAACGGAATGAGCCAGAGATATACAAAAAAATTAAATATTTTTTTAGTGCAAAAGATTTTGTTCGTTACAAATTAACAGGTTCTTATCATACAGACTATACAGATGCTTCAAGTAATAATTTGCTTGATATATATAAGAAAGACTATGATGCCCAAATATTTGATTTCTTTGAGATAAATGAATTATACGAGAAACGATCTCCGTTAGTTAAATCCACAGATATTTGTGGATACGTATCAGCGGAAGCAGCTGCTTTGACAGGTTTAGCTGAAGGGACACCTGTTATTGGTGGGATGTTTGATATTGATGCAAGTGCAATTGCTACTAATGCATTATCACCAAAATATATTAGTGTTACGGCAGGGACGTGGAGTATCAATGAATATTTAGCAAAAGAACCTGTCGAAACAGAAGATTTTATTATGAATTCGATATTTGTTGACAAAGAACACTATCTTATTGAAAGTTCAAGTGCGACATCAGCGGGAAATTTAGATATCATTGCAAATCTGATATTTGATAATAAGGTAGATATTTATGAGCAAATTGCTAGACTTATAGAAGATACTTCACCGGAAAAGAATGATCTTATTTTCTTGCCTTTTCTATATGGAAGTCATTCACACTCCTTAGCTAAAGGTTCATTTATTGGATTGGATTCCTCAGTTGAACGAAAAGACATCCTAAGAGCCGTTTATGAAGGTGTAGCATTCTCGCATCGATTCCACTTGGAAAAATTGCTAGCTAAGAAAAATACTGAAACAGAAGGAATTAGATTAGCGGGAGGTATCGTGAATTCACAACAGTGGATTCAGATTCTTGCTGATGTTATTCAATTACCAATTGAAATCGTAGAGGCTAATGAGCTAGGTGGCTTAGGTGGTGCGATTTCTATTGCTGTAGGTTTAGGCGAATTTGACACGCTTCAGTCGGCGGCAGATGAAATGAGTCAAATAAAAGAAAGAGTATTACCTAATAAATCTCTTAAGAGTGTTTATGATAAGAAGTATGATAAATATATTAAAGCTCTCAATAATCTAGAAGATATTTGGTAAAAGACAGGAGATGTTAAAATGGATAATAGTCAGATTGCAACACAAATCGTTGAAAATATAGGAAAAGAAAATATTATAGACTTTACAAAATGCGCTACAAGGTTAAGATTCAAAGTTAAAGATGAATCGATTATTAATTCTGCTCTTATTGAGGCACTTGATGGAGTTTCTGGTACAACATTCCTGAATAATCAATTTCAGGTGTTTGTAGCATTAGGAAAAATCCAGAAAGTTTTCGAAGAAGTGAAAGCTATTGTGTAGTATCGGACTTTTAATTTGACAAATGAATTTGTAATTATACACACGCTTGCAATTGGTGCAGGAGATTTGTGTAGGTAAGTAGTTCGAATGAATTAAATAAAAATTTCTAATTCCACTACGTACATCATCTTATTCCAAATTATCACTTCTACTCCTATTTGTTTAAGATTTTTTATTTTGACTCTTTTATAAAAGGTATTAGAAGCAATATAATGAATGTGCTTTTTATTAGTAGATTGTCTATTTATATGTTCTAATACGAACAACATAAGGATGGGTGCTGATGTACCTGCATCCATCTTTTATTGGTTCTTTGTCAAATCACGTTGGTGAATTCTTATTAAGAGACTGTAAGATAAGTTAATAACAAAAATCACCAAGAATGTTGTTAAATCGACATTCTTGGTGATTTTTGTGGTATAATATAGTGAAAAAATTTCTAACTTAAATTGACAATCGAGATCTCATTAAATTCTTTGTCACCAATAAATTGATAGTCTGTTCGAAAAGGAAAGATAGAATGTAATAGATCCATTAAATGTGTACGTTGATACGCAGGGATATATCCCTCGCCTTGTATTTCAAACCATCTCATCTCTTCTAAGCATTGTAAAATCTCGGAACAA
This region of Suicoccus acidiformans genomic DNA includes:
- a CDS encoding FGGY-family carbohydrate kinase — its product is MSYYLVVDNGGTNIKVVLFDTKGQQIVSNSFPTPRVDFLPNQREVEMDGMWQLIATAIRELIIENAINPMTIKGLATVGHGKGVYVLGEHGSYLRNGILSTDNRAYQEADYFKGKATDLPLQPILATNAPVLLFWLKRNEPEIYKKIKYFFSAKDFVRYKLTGSYHTDYTDASSNNLLDIYKKDYDAQIFDFFEINELYEKRSPLVKSTDICGYVSAEAAALTGLAEGTPVIGGMFDIDASAIATNALSPKYISVTAGTWSINEYLAKEPVETEDFIMNSIFVDKEHYLIESSSATSAGNLDIIANLIFDNKVDIYEQIARLIEDTSPEKNDLIFLPFLYGSHSHSLAKGSFIGLDSSVERKDILRAVYEGVAFSHRFHLEKLLAKKNTETEGIRLAGGIVNSQQWIQILADVIQLPIEIVEANELGGLGGAISIAVGLGEFDTLQSAADEMSQIKERVLPNKSLKSVYDKKYDKYIKALNNLEDIW
- a CDS encoding PTS transporter subunit EIIB codes for the protein MDNSQIATQIVENIGKENIIDFTKCATRLRFKVKDESIINSALIEALDGVSGTTFLNNQFQVFVALGKIQKVFEEVKAIV